The Coffea arabica cultivar ET-39 chromosome 8e, Coffea Arabica ET-39 HiFi, whole genome shotgun sequence genome window below encodes:
- the LOC113703763 gene encoding DNA repair protein rhp7-like, with protein sequence MEEKELIFYGPFFGALLRVRDRISRLADGEELIQWEGSNDASRSRLRPVPSLEYLSLQALAQNAGHIMSLGYAPDSLGRRLGYMICNLRKMDIRIFELFVGTYQREIRVKDCSLLTGDQVLKTLRNLNDPKSLKVLQLEQCTQFAADTVIKKALAWYSNSLPSLRVISLEGACQLSPTGLKALVMSAPALSSVNLSHCALLTNVGIKILANSLKSTLRELNISYCPKIDAMDVHLSLMELEHLEALSVAGIYAVCDRFVSYILCALGHNIKKLDFADCPSLTKYALQHIAHYSRGLLSLNLSNLVGLPNMGLEYLGDGCRRIETLKLCANRFSDDTIAAFLEASGQSLKELSLNHVKEVGSQTAYSIAKYSTNLLSLDLSGCKKITDQALGLIVDSCKSLKLLKLFCCTQITDVFLNRHTNPMVHIVGLQSTSSQDIVSHFESSEDFLEYSPLKFLSDDTDRKNSGSSEPVLKKRRLSFQ encoded by the exons ATGGAGGAGAAGGAGCTTATCTTTTATGGTCCTTTTTTTGGTGCACTATTGAGGGTCAGAGACAGAATTTCCCGGCTAGCTGACGGAGAGGAACTGATTCAATGGGAAGGGTCGAATGATGCATCAAGAAGTAGGCTACGTCCTGTACCTTCACTTGAGTATCTTTCCTTGCAAGCTCTTGCACAAAATGCTGGGCATATAATGTCACTTGGATATGCTCCTGATTCCCTCGGAAGAAGACTCGGTTACATGATCTGCAATCTCCGGAAAATGGATATTCgcatttttgaactttttgtTGGGACATACCAAAGAGAGATACGTGTAAAGGACTGTTCTCTGTTGACAGGGGACCAGGTTTTGAAGACTCTTAGGAatctcaatgatccaaaaagtTTGAAA GTGCTTCAACTTGAACAATGCACGCAATTTGCAGCTGATACGGTAATAAAGAAAGCTTTAGCTTGGTATTCAAATAGCTTGCCCAGTCTTCGTGTCATATCTCTAGAAGGAGCATGTCAATTATCCCCTACTGGGCTAAAAGCACTTGTCATGTCAGCACCTGCACTAAGCTCTGTAAATTTGAGCCATTGCGCCCTTCTAACCAACGTTGGtatcaaaattttggccaattctTTAAAATCAACACTGAGGGAGCTCAACATCAGCTACTGCCCAAAAATAGATGCAATGGATGTGCATCTTTCATTGATGGAGTTGGAGCATTTGGAAGCGTTGTCAGTTGCTGGAATTTACGCAGTCTGCGACAGATTTGTTAGTTACATATTATGTGCACTTGGGCATAACATAAAGAAGCTTGATTTTGCTGATTGTCC GAGTTTGACCAAGTATGCTCTCCAACACATTGCGCATTACAGCAGGGGCTTACTGTCATTAAACCTATCAAACTTGGTTGGACTGCCAAATATGGGATTGGAATATCTTGGTGATGGTTGTAGACGAATTGAAACACTTAAACTTTGCGCCAATAGATTCAG tgATGACACAATTGCTGCATTTTTGGAAGCTTCTGGACAGTCTTTGAAGGAACTTTCTCTCAACCATGTTAAGGAG GTTGGCTCCCAAACTGCCTATTCCATTGCCAAATATTCAACAAATTTGTTGAGTTTGGATTTATCTGGGTGCAAGAAAATAACAGATCAGGCACTGGGATTGATTGTTGACAGTTGCAAGTCACTGAAGCTGTTGAAACTCTTCTGCTGTACGCAG ATAACAGATGTATTTCTCAATCGCCACACAAACCCCATGGTGCATATCGTTGGGTTGCAGTCGACATCATCACAGGATATCGTGAGCCACTTCGAGTCTTCAGAAGACTTTTTGGAGTATTCGCCTCTCAAATTTTTATCTGATGACACAGACAGAAAAAACTCTGGTTCTTCCGAACCAGTTCTGAAGAAGAGAAGACTGAGTTTtcaatga
- the LOC113703972 gene encoding uncharacterized protein isoform X1: MGPPSQGENSRESSSGKKRLSGESDGGDWTGKKVRIFDGIDGNLEVFHGIDTEEEERNENQAMGSGEERGVSCTDELCGFDLNVALIDSEDDEFVPEAVNRKVDIICIPSDDSEDEEGIGIVAHDVKGKGKLIVEETNNELLENIDFGLGLMDRSYDGNSYVSDGRRYTREEKGKAKIVDSWLSLATNPTQLELQTRSQDSIQFEYQPGSQDLKRFNHPSENGYQVEGSESSSEFARRKHAEYDIEMQILRHGELRRNAHKFARWAENGDVSSSQEKPSLEDLLGKSPGPFSTALMMVRDRTSWRSRQLIDWKPSDNGCNSFRPVVPSLLDLSLKALAAKAEAIVSLELVPDFLRRKLADCICNLRKMDVHTFELFVKGSPTEIRIKDCSWLTDCHFSEAFGNFDAKNLKVLELELCGQCPFTLAGLRFPKLGVLSLKGACRLSNDGLQAFVNSAPELESINLSHCSLLTNVGINFLANSLGSKLRELYIDECPKIDAMLILPALRKFAYLEVLSVAGIHTVSDQFVDAVVNTCGQTLKELDLSNCLGLTNGSLRAIGDTCSGLHSLNISNLDKLTDLALQFLADGCQHIQTLKLCRNKFSDEAIAAFLEASGESLKELCLNSVTSVGPCTAFSLAKCSRKLLVLDLSWCRKLTDKALGLIVDSCLSLKLVKLFGCTQITKSFVNGHSNTQVQIIGLQLTPILENATV, from the exons ATGGGGCCTCCGAGTCAAGGTGAAAATAGTAGGGAGAGTTCTAGTGGAAAGAAGAGGTTAAGTGGGGAAAGTGATGGGGGAGATTGGACGGGGAAGAAAGTTAGGATCTTTGATGGGATTGATGGAAATCTGGAGGTTTTTCATGGGATTGATACTGAGGAGGAGGAAAGAAATGAGAATCAGGCAATGGGTTCTGGGGAAGAAAGGGGAGTTTCTTGCACTGATGAATTGTGTGGCTTTGATCTTAACGTGGCGTTGATCGATTCAGAGGATGATGAATTTGTACCTGAAGCTGTAAATAGGAAGGTTGACATTATTTGCATTCCATCTGATGATAGTGAGGATGAGGAGGGAATAGGGATTGTTGCACATGACGTCAAAGGAAAGGGGAAGCTCATTGTGGAAGAAACTAATAATGAGCTTCTTGAGAATATTGATTTTGGATTGGGACTAATGGACAGGAGTTATGATGGAAATAGTTATGTGAGTGATGGGCGGAGATACACCAGGGAAGAGAAAGGGAAAGCTAAAATTGTTGATTCTTGGTTGTCACTTGCAACTAATCCAACTCAGTTGGAGTTACAAACAAGAAGCCAGGATTCAATACAGTTTGAATATCAACCAGGAAGCCAGGATTTGAAAAGGTTTAACCACCCAAGTGAGAATGGTTACCAAGTGGAAGGCTCAGAGTCGAGCTCAGAATTCGCGCGTAGAAAACATGCAGAATATGATATTGAGATGCAGATACTGAGACACGGTGAACTCCGGAGAAATGCTCATAAATTTGCACGGTGGGCGGAGAATGGAGATGTATCTTCTAGTCAGGAAAAGCCTTCACTTGAAGATCTACTGGGAAAATCTCCTGGTCCTTTTTCTACCGCTCTGATGATGGTTAGAGACCGAACGTCCTGGCGATCCAGGCAACTTATTGATTGGAAACCATCTGACAATGGCTGCAATTCATTTAGACCCGTTGTTCCTTCACTTCTGGATCTTTCCCTGAAAGCTCTTGCAGCAAAAGCTGAGGCTATAGTTTCACTTGAACTTGTTCCCGATTTCCTCAGGCGAAAGCTCGCTGACTGTATCTGTAATCTCCGGAAAATGGATGTTCACACTTTTGAACTCTTTGTTAAAGGATCTCCAACGGAGATACGTATAAAGGACTGTTCATGGCTAACAGATTGCCATTTTTCAGAGGcatttggaaattttgatgctaaaaATTTGAAG GTACTTGAACTTGAATTATGTGGGCAATGTCCATTTACTTTGGCTGGCTTGAGGTTCCCCAAACTAGGTGTCTTATCATTAAAGGGTGCATGTCGTCTATCCAACGATGGGCTACAAGCATTTGTCAACTCTGCACCTGAATTAGAGTCTATAAATTTGAGCCACTGCTCCCTTCTTACCAATGTTGGCATCAATTTCTTGGCCAATTCTTTGGGATCCAAGTTGAGGGAGCTGTATATTGATGAGTGCCCGAAAATAGATGCAATGCTTATCCTACCTGCATTGAGGAAGTTTGCATACTTGGAGGTCTTGTCTGTTGCTGGAATTCACACTGTGTCTGACCAATTTGTTGACGCCGTAGTTAACACATGTGGGCAAACTCTAAAGGAGCTTGATTTGTCCAATTGTCT GGGCTTGACCAATGGTTCCCTCAGAGCCATTGGAGATACCTGTAGTGGTTTACATTCATTAAACATTTCAAACCTAGATAAACTGACAGATCTTGCATTACAATTCCTTGCTGATGGTTGTCAGCACATTCAAACACTTAAACTTTGCCGCAACAAATTCAG CGATGAAGCAATTGCGGCATTCTTGGAAGCTTCTGGAGAGTCTTTGAAGGAACTATGTCTCAATAGTGTTACTTCG GTTGGCCCTTGCACTGCCTTTTCGCTCGCCAAATGTTCAAGAAAGTTGTTGGTATTGGATTTGTCATGGTGTCGCAAATTAACGGATAAGGCACTGGGATTGATTGTTGACAGCTGCCTGTCACTGAAGTTGGTCAAACTCTTTGGTTGTACACAG ATCACAAAATCTTTTGTAAATGGGCACTCAAACACACAAGTGCAGATTATCGGGTTGCAGTTGACACCAATACTGGAAAATGCAACTGTTTGA
- the LOC113703972 gene encoding uncharacterized protein isoform X2: MGPPSQGENSRESSSGKKRLSGESDGGDWTGKKVRIFDGIDGNLEVFHGIDTEEEERNENQAMGSGEERGVSCTDELCGFDLNVALIDSEDDEFVPEAVNRKVDIICIPSDDSEDEEGIGIVAHDVKGKGKLIVEETNNELLENIDFGLGLMDRSYDGNSYVSDGRRYTREEKGKAKIVDSWLSLATNPTQLELQTRSQDSIQFEYQPGSQDLKRFNHPSENGYQVEGSESSSEFARRKHAEYDIEMQILRHGELRRNAHKFARWAENGDVSSSQEKPSLEDLLGKSPGPFSTALMMVRDRTSWRSRQLIDWKPSDNGCNSFRPVVPSLLDLSLKALAAKAEAIVSLELVPDFLRRKLADCICNLRKMDVHTFELFVKGSPTEIRIKDCSWLTDCHFSEAFGNFDAKNLKVLELELCGQCPFTLAGLRFPKLGVLSLKGACRLSNDGLQAFVNSAPELESINLSHCSLLTNVGINFLANSLGSKLRELYIDECPKIDAMLILPALRKFAYLEVLSVAGIHTVSDQFVDAVVNTCGQTLKELDLSNCLGLTNGSLRAIGDTCSGLHSLNISNLDKLTDLALQFLADGCQHIQTLKLCRNKFSDEAIAAFLEASGESLKELCLNSVTSVGITLCCQVNMLF, translated from the exons ATGGGGCCTCCGAGTCAAGGTGAAAATAGTAGGGAGAGTTCTAGTGGAAAGAAGAGGTTAAGTGGGGAAAGTGATGGGGGAGATTGGACGGGGAAGAAAGTTAGGATCTTTGATGGGATTGATGGAAATCTGGAGGTTTTTCATGGGATTGATACTGAGGAGGAGGAAAGAAATGAGAATCAGGCAATGGGTTCTGGGGAAGAAAGGGGAGTTTCTTGCACTGATGAATTGTGTGGCTTTGATCTTAACGTGGCGTTGATCGATTCAGAGGATGATGAATTTGTACCTGAAGCTGTAAATAGGAAGGTTGACATTATTTGCATTCCATCTGATGATAGTGAGGATGAGGAGGGAATAGGGATTGTTGCACATGACGTCAAAGGAAAGGGGAAGCTCATTGTGGAAGAAACTAATAATGAGCTTCTTGAGAATATTGATTTTGGATTGGGACTAATGGACAGGAGTTATGATGGAAATAGTTATGTGAGTGATGGGCGGAGATACACCAGGGAAGAGAAAGGGAAAGCTAAAATTGTTGATTCTTGGTTGTCACTTGCAACTAATCCAACTCAGTTGGAGTTACAAACAAGAAGCCAGGATTCAATACAGTTTGAATATCAACCAGGAAGCCAGGATTTGAAAAGGTTTAACCACCCAAGTGAGAATGGTTACCAAGTGGAAGGCTCAGAGTCGAGCTCAGAATTCGCGCGTAGAAAACATGCAGAATATGATATTGAGATGCAGATACTGAGACACGGTGAACTCCGGAGAAATGCTCATAAATTTGCACGGTGGGCGGAGAATGGAGATGTATCTTCTAGTCAGGAAAAGCCTTCACTTGAAGATCTACTGGGAAAATCTCCTGGTCCTTTTTCTACCGCTCTGATGATGGTTAGAGACCGAACGTCCTGGCGATCCAGGCAACTTATTGATTGGAAACCATCTGACAATGGCTGCAATTCATTTAGACCCGTTGTTCCTTCACTTCTGGATCTTTCCCTGAAAGCTCTTGCAGCAAAAGCTGAGGCTATAGTTTCACTTGAACTTGTTCCCGATTTCCTCAGGCGAAAGCTCGCTGACTGTATCTGTAATCTCCGGAAAATGGATGTTCACACTTTTGAACTCTTTGTTAAAGGATCTCCAACGGAGATACGTATAAAGGACTGTTCATGGCTAACAGATTGCCATTTTTCAGAGGcatttggaaattttgatgctaaaaATTTGAAG GTACTTGAACTTGAATTATGTGGGCAATGTCCATTTACTTTGGCTGGCTTGAGGTTCCCCAAACTAGGTGTCTTATCATTAAAGGGTGCATGTCGTCTATCCAACGATGGGCTACAAGCATTTGTCAACTCTGCACCTGAATTAGAGTCTATAAATTTGAGCCACTGCTCCCTTCTTACCAATGTTGGCATCAATTTCTTGGCCAATTCTTTGGGATCCAAGTTGAGGGAGCTGTATATTGATGAGTGCCCGAAAATAGATGCAATGCTTATCCTACCTGCATTGAGGAAGTTTGCATACTTGGAGGTCTTGTCTGTTGCTGGAATTCACACTGTGTCTGACCAATTTGTTGACGCCGTAGTTAACACATGTGGGCAAACTCTAAAGGAGCTTGATTTGTCCAATTGTCT GGGCTTGACCAATGGTTCCCTCAGAGCCATTGGAGATACCTGTAGTGGTTTACATTCATTAAACATTTCAAACCTAGATAAACTGACAGATCTTGCATTACAATTCCTTGCTGATGGTTGTCAGCACATTCAAACACTTAAACTTTGCCGCAACAAATTCAG CGATGAAGCAATTGCGGCATTCTTGGAAGCTTCTGGAGAGTCTTTGAAGGAACTATGTCTCAATAGTGTTACTTCG GTGGGAATTACACTGTGCTGTCAAGTGAATATGTTATTTTAG
- the LOC113703973 gene encoding uncharacterized protein — protein MDQGATWRSSRPSSYDQRVIAICLALAAVISPLYIDRIKETEPEPEEETINISSYLPLLLLILIMSIAVSRYLDRSFTSFDPNWIHRVCGSSTGIIILLLILASVLKFKSS, from the coding sequence ATGGACCAGGGAGCTACTTGGAGGAGTAGCAGGCCTTCTTCATACGATCAAAGGGTTATAGCAATATGCTTGGCACTTGCTGCTGTAATCTCACCTCTTTATATTGATAGGATAAAGGAAACGGAGCCAGAGCCTGAGGAGGAAACCATCAACATATCTTCGTATCTACCTCTGTTGCTTTTGATTCTGATCATGTCTATAGCTGTATCACGTTACTTGGACCGAAGTTTTACCAGTTTTGATCCTAACTGGATTCACAGAGTTTGTGGCTCTTCCACTGGGATCATCATTCTTCTGCTGATTCTCGCATCAGTTTTGAAGTTCAAATCTTCTTAA